The following proteins are encoded in a genomic region of Canis lupus familiaris isolate Mischka breed German Shepherd chromosome 6, alternate assembly UU_Cfam_GSD_1.0, whole genome shotgun sequence:
- the TVP23A gene encoding Golgi apparatus membrane protein TVP23 homolog A — MKQALVDDTEDVSLDFGNEDELAFRKAKIRHPLATFFHLFFRVSAIVTYVCCDWFSRSFVGCFVTVLLLLSFDFWSVKNVTGRLMVGLRWWNQIDEDGKSHWIFEARKASPNHIAATEAEARIFWLGLIICPLIWIVFLFSTLFSLKLKWLALVIAGISLQAANLYGYILCKMGGESDLSKVTASFLSQTVFQTAGPGDFQKPGLEGLEIHKH, encoded by the exons ATGAAGCAG GCGCTGGTGGACGATACTGAGGACGTGTCCCTGGACTTTGGCAATGAAGACGAGCTGGCCTTTCGGAAAGCCAAGATCAG GCACCCACTGGCCAcctttttccatctgtttttccGAGTGAGTGCCATTGTCACGTATGTGTGCTGTGACTGGTTCAGCAGAAGCTTTGTGGGCTGCTTTGTCACCgtgctcctcctcctgtccttTGACTTCTGGTCTGTGAAG AACGTAACGGGAAGACTCATGGTGGGCCTTCGTTGGTGGAACCAGATCGATGAAGATGGGAAAAGCCACTGGATTTTTGAAGCCAGAAAG GCCTCTCCGAATCACATTGCCGCCACAGAGGCTGAAGCACGTATCTTCTGGCTCGGCCTCATCATCTGCCCGCTTATTTGGATCGTGTTCCTCTTCAGCACCTTATTCTCCCTGAAGCTCAAGTGGCTG GCCCTTGTGATAGCTGGGATTTCTCTCCAAGCCGCTAACCTGTATGGTTATATCCTCTGTAAGATGGGAGGTGAGAGTGACCTCAGCAAAGTCACAGCCAGTTTTCTGTCCCAGACGGTATTCCAGACG GCTGGCCCGGGTGACTTCCAGAAGCCTGGCCTGGAGGGGCTGGAGATTCACAAGCATTAG